The following are encoded together in the Lathyrus oleraceus cultivar Zhongwan6 chromosome 3, CAAS_Psat_ZW6_1.0, whole genome shotgun sequence genome:
- the LOC127131092 gene encoding uncharacterized protein LOC127131092, which translates to MDFGRKKIQKYTLKNPKLEDLRRLGSFVVDTEAFSQRYGHLLYILKINMEDGILSTLIQFYDPVYHYFTFPDYQLILTLEEYSHFLGVPISSQALFSGLEEDPKDQDIAKATHLKMSEINDHMTTKGKMLGLTARFLMNKAQYFARMRSVDAFEVVFALLIYGLYLLPSFDHSVAMDAIKIFLIGNPVPTLLADAYHSVHMRNSYSGKIMSLTHSDIVWYSRNYDGVSIIESCGGFSNVPIIGIKGGISYNPILARHQLGYPMKDKPKNIHLEGLFFQEGEDCKVLKEKIVHAWHRVHKLEKKVLGKTKCVSLEPYLKWVQDKLSA; encoded by the exons ATGGATTTTGGAAGGAAAAAGATTCAAAAGTACACTTTAAAGAATCCTAAGTTAGAAGACCTAAGGAGATTGGGATCTTTCGTTGTTGACACAGAGGCTTTCAGCCAAAGATATGGGCATTTGCTCTATATTTTGAAGATCAACATGGAAGATGGAATTCTTTCTACTTTGATTCAGTTTTATGATCCCGTGTATCACTATTTCACTTTCCCCGACTATCAGCTTATACTAACACTTGAAGAATACTCTCATTTTCTTGGTGTGCCTATTTCTAGTCAAGCTCTATTTTCTGGTTTGGAGGAAGATCCCAAAGATCAAGACATTGCAAAGGCTACTCACTTGAAGATGTCAGAGATCAATGATCACATGACCACAAAAGGCAAAATGCTTGGTTTGACAGCTAGGTTTCTAATGAACAAAGCTCAGTATTTTGCTAGAATGAGGAGTGTGGATGCGTTCGAGGTTGTTTTTGCTCTACTTATCTATGGATTGTACCTCCTTCCTAGTTTTGATCACTCCGTTGCCATGGATGCCATCAAGATCTTCTTAAtaggaaatccagttcctacttTGCTTGCAGATGCCTATCATTCTGTTCATATGAGGAATTCTTATAGTGGA AAGATTATGTCCCTCACACATTCAGATATTGTTTGGTATAGTCGTAACTATGATGGAGTTAGTATCATTGAGAGTTGTGGAGGATTTTCTAATGTACCTATTATTGGTATAAAAGGAGGCATCAGTTACAACCCAATCCTAGCTCGTCATCAACTCGGTTATCCAATGAAAGATAAGCCAAAGAATATTCACTTGGAGGGTTTGTTCTTTCAGGAAGGTGAAGATTGCAAAGTGCTCAAAgagaagattgtgcatgcttggcaccGTGTTCATAAGCTAGAAAAGAAAGTTTTAGGGAAGACAAAATGTGTCTCCTTAGAACCTTATCTTAAATGGGTGCAAGATAAGTTATCAGCTTGA